The following nucleotide sequence is from Parambassis ranga chromosome 21, fParRan2.1, whole genome shotgun sequence.
CTCTTGTTGGTCATGGCTTGCGATAGATATGTTTCTATATGTAAACCTCTGCAATATGCAACTATCATGAGACAAACAACTGTCAACATTCTGCTGGCTTTAGCTTGGCTTCTGCCAGCTTGTCAGCTTGTGCCATCGGTCGTGATGAGTGCCGATTTAAAACTCTGTAGCTTTACTTTGAATGGAATATTTTGTAATAACGGGCTTAGCAAACTTTACTGTATGACCTCAAGAACGACGTATATAATTTATGGTGCCTTTATTCTACTTACTACTGTGTTTCTTCCTATGCTTTTTATACTTTTTACATACACAAAGATATTCATAGCAGCCCATCGAAGCTGCAGAGACATCAGGAAAAAAGCTGCGCAGACCTGTTTACCTCACCTGCTGGTTTTAATGAGCTTTTCCTGTTTGTGCTCATACGATGTCATTATAGCTCGACTAAATATCTATTATAACAAAACTCTACATTTCATTATAACGTTACatataatcacatatcatcctctCTTTAATCCAATCATATATGGACTGAAAATGAAGGAAATATCATACCACCTGAAGAGACTATCTGTCAGATTTTCTCTGTTGATTCAAAGATCTGAATTTTCTTTCATGTCAAAATAAggttacaaaaaaatattatatattaaatatgttaGTATAAAGTAATAACCTGATATTAGACATTGCCACTATATTATAGTGCTTAAATGCATATACAAGCTCCTGTGTattcttttgtgtgtgcattgagTTACTGAATTAATGTGTGCATATCATGTTCGCTATGTAGTTTTGGTGTATTCATGTATTCAGACTTATTCATACTTAACACTTAACATAATATTgtataaaacaaacatatacTCTATGGCAGGTTTTTCTCATGTTTATGCCTGTAATCccttaaaacaaagaaatatttatttattttggcagTGCTCaagacaaagttttttttttgccaagtaAATTGCCGACATCGAAAGGAAAAGAAATCCATCCAGTTTCTTCAAACTGTGTTACAAGAGGATTCGTCCTTGTTATTTTGGTCTCATAACAAAAAGGCCCAAAAGGTTCTGTGTGGTGGAATACACTATGAatgttgtaaaaacaaaactacatttgatatatatatatgatatattaataGTAAAACTAAGCTTAAATGAGACAAATTAGAAACAGGATTAGACACTAAAGGAACGTTAAAACTGTGGGATCTGTTGATTCAAAAATCCTAGTGTCAGCTGTAGGCTGCTGTAATTCTGTAAGTAAAGCTAAAGCACTAAGACTTGGTAACTTGCTTTGCAGTGGTGTGTGGACAAATCGGAAAGCTATGTAGTCAAGATTGTAAATGCCTTATGTAACAGTAGCTGGCTAAACACAAAGCTCTCATCACCTGTTATACACAAAATGCTAAAATAATCCACTGAAGTAGTAAAATCTTGTTCTAAGAGTACTGTGTTCTTGTTCTATACTTTCCTTTGTCACACTGTCTTACAAAACAAGATCAGAAGGTCAGATGTCACAAAGTGGTGTCATTAAAAGTCATTGGTACACAAGGGATAATGTTTTGACCATTTTTTGAAATAGTAGTCTGGCCTCGCAGTGAGGATAATGTCTGTCCCCACTTGTGATAAAAGCAGACTAATATATCTCAATACCCATCTGTTTCAGGAACAATGTTTAGGACGTATTCATTTTTCACAGCAGTCCACCCCGGAGTCCACATTGTGGACCAAATACCAATCAAACTAGAAAATTACACTGGATGATGCAACACTACTAACAGCAGTTTACAGGCTGCAGGCATCAAGAATCGGACCTTACAGTGTACTTCAGTGTACTTCACTATACAAACTGTAGTTTGGACCATACATTTTCTTGTAGGTTTGTAATATAAGAGTTTCAAGTTGAAATTCAGCTGTAGATAAAGAAGCTCAAAGCTAGTGTAGCACATGGTTTAAAGTATTCCTACACAAGTCATCTGTATGTTAGCTGAAACAGGCTCACTGTGTAAGGGATATCAACATGTAACATCTATATGGGAAACACTATATTGCCAAGGTAACAGCTTtgcagtgaggctggtctgCCTCTGGATTTCCTGTAAcactgaactgaactggctGTGCCCATGGACCATAGCATTCTTATATACTGCCTTAATACCCACTAAGCattataaacacaaaacaaatcacaaaaTAAGGACAACCACTGTCATCAAAGTCTCTGAATATAAATTGGCTTGCTAACCCTTCATCCGTCATAACATTAGAGATTGTTATGGCCGAGTGCCAAACCATCTTATTTAAAAGAAGGAATTTAAAGGATCAACAACCAACCTGTATGATGATCTGCTGGGTTGAAGGCTCATATTCAGGTGGCCAGGGGAGATGGTGTATGAGGAAACCAGAGTCCGACAAGAAGCTCCAAcatccagctccagcagccAATGCACGGGAAGTTCAGAATTTGCTGCACATTTGTTTTCAGAGTTGTGGCTTGCCTTGTTTCGTACTGACGGAAGTTCAGCTCTGTAAGGCTGGCAGTGGTGGCTGATGTATTTAATTCAACTCTGTAGTTTCTTCTAGTTACTTCCCATCACTGGTGGAGTAGTTGATCAATCCTACAGGCCAGGTTTTTGCTTTAAATAAAGAGAGAATATTGCTCAATACACAATTCTTCCTTGCTCTGCTTGTACAGAGTGAGCACATGTACAATATTTAAGTACACTGATCATGACATGAGTGTTGGACAGACTGAACTCCATACACCTAACTAGTGGTAGTTATATCCCTCAGTTGTTACTATGTGTTTAATATCTGGAAAGAAAGTGACACTAACACTCTCAAACAGATATACTAGGTAGGCCTGTCACAGCAacattttgctgggcgattaattgccaagagaaattattgcgataatattgtcgttttgagaccatgttcaactaatttaatgataatgacatataatgcaagtacaccctttcaaagatcaataaactttaatttctaaagaacatttaacactggaaatgcCCCAATCATctacattattataattattattgatATTATGTTGATATTATCATTAGGCcgattaccatggcttatctgagcatagtcaatggagttaagtcaaaccaactagcacgtcatgagcaacagagatcCAAACAATAcacactctacctgctgctgggagtgggctcacctgtatatacgtgtgtttgcgtgtgtgcatgcacatcgggccgctgcagacagctgcagtgaattttaaaaacaccaccatgtagacagaaacacataaaagaaactgatagcagagatggcacaagaggactggacaagaggactaatgggtggTGCTGCCGCAAGGGCCGCCAGTAAGAAGACAGAGaccttcactcgtacaacgtggactctctctgatagcacgttgtatacataagcatgtttagtgtagtggtgaattgtgtcaaagtgttgaaccggtgttgtgcagcttcacagccctctgtgttgctgtaaccagcgtccaagccctgcagcactgtcacgcaccgtggcgacgcagagagcgagctgaccgtggtctgctcagaacatctcGTAAActttacacaatgagttaaaaaaataagaactacctgttgatttgacacattttaagacagaagctgcaggccatataaagtccgccCATAAATGTTTTTTGGGAACTGCAAATTACCTGCACTAGATGGTGGACTCATGAAGAGAACAGATATGATACACACAGGCTAACAGGTCATTGTGATTGCCGGCCATCAATCTGCCATATGGAGTTTTCACTCTTGCAGCTGAtcctgacaaaaacaaacaaaaacatgtcagtgagtACAGCGACATCTGGTGGCTTTTTAGAAATACAACAAGCCACTTTACCACAACCATTTACACCACTTGTCAGCAAATGCAACAATAGGACGACAATACTCAAGCAGCAAATATTAATATACCAACACCGTTTCTCTGTCTGCATCCTAAATAAACATAACCTGAATACTAGTACCCAGTTTACATCATGAttctcaaatatatatatataatagtgGCTGTGTAGACTTTCAAATAATGTATTTTCACCATATTATTGAACAGATTCACTGTCAAATGGGATCAAAATGATAATTTATCAATATTATTTAACACACTGAGGTCCAGTAGGGTCGACTACAATACACAAAACCAGTATTAGACCAGTACTAGTATTAGAGAGGGGTTCTATGACTACAACGAACAGATGGTTTTATACATGTTATCAAACATAAGAGCCTTATGTACATGGCAACCTACCACCTTAAAACCACTGAAACCTCTCCATGAAGCCTGAAATTCCCTCACAAATACTGATACCTGTCCTTCCATCAGTGTCTTAACACTTTGTTCACAGTTCAACTGTTGTGTAACCTCGGTCGCACCTGTACCTTCAAAATCAATGTAGATAGCTAGCTAGCGCAACCAGCTAAGTTGCTAACAGCTAGCATGCTACTGAAACCTGCCGTCTTAATCAAAAATTACATAAACTCGGCCAAATATATGTAGCGAATGTTCACTAAATCACTTTTAGTCACACTTGAGGTGAGTTATGAGGTTTCGGCAAAGAGGgcagacagcagacagcaaACAGAAGCTAGCTAGCACTGCTAGCGTCGTGTAACTTTGCTTACGGTAATGGAGGTTTCCTTGGAGGACGTCCCCGCCGCCTTCTCGCTGGTTCTTACATCCTcatatgtgttttcttttggtcgttgttgtgtgtgttgttgtggtcgTTATTTATCCAGTTACTGCCGTACTGTTTGTGACTGTCGTGTGAAACGGGTGGAGGTTAATAGCTGTAAGCaagattttattaaaaaaaaaattgaaactGGGCGTTATTGGCTTATATAGAAGCAGGAAGCTTTACAACCAATCACAGAGGCGTTCACTAATCACCATTTGCCATAAAATATCgctataatataataatatgttataataataatataataatatgttaTTTTCCTAATGTGATATTACAAGGCACAAGTTTCCTGCCTACTCCATCCTCAGgctgtgtttattatgtttataaaaaatacataaataagcattcatttatttttctataattgtacatatttatttatatacaaTTCATGCAAATTCGGCATTAAAAGATAAATAATGCAGGTTCCCAATGAAGAGTGGAGATTAATAGAACCATAAAACAATGGTGGAAATAAACAGATGGCTTTGCGAAATAAAAgtagcattttttatttttatctttagggacaagacacaaaacacagactcaGTGAAACTGAGCAGGACCTTACTGAGTGCTTCAAATGACTCTAACATGAcctgagaagaaagaaaaaagaaagaaaatacttTTTTAGAGGATGATGAAAATCTGGATGACGTCACATATCGACTTAACTCACTGCCATGTAAACAGATTAATGAGATCCATGGAGAAGGATCAACACAGATAAAAACGTCTCACAGACTTGAAGTGAACACACTCAGGTGACTGAGGTACAGGCTTCTCTGCACTTCTCTTATCTGCTTGTCTTATTTAACATTTAGTCATAATGGACGGAACAAATCATGGACTTAACGtaacatacatcacttttgttGGACATGTGGAGTTGGACAAATACAGGTTTCTATACTTCATGGTGACATTTGTTGTGTATATTCTCATACTCTGCACCAACTCTACCATCCTGTGTCTCATCTGGATTCACAAAAACCTCCATCAGCCGATGTACATTTTCATAGGAGCTCTGTTGCTGAACTCTGTTCTTTACAGCACAACTATTTATCCCAAACTTTTGATTGACTTCTTATCTGACAGGCAGGTTGTGTCTTACTCGATGTGCATCCTTCAGTGTTTTGTATATTACTCTTTAAACGGTTCTGAGTTCTTCCTGTTGTCAGTCATGGCCTATGATAGATATGTGTCTATATGTAAACCTCTGCGATATGCATCTATCATGAGAAAGACTACAGTCAGCATCTTGCTGGTTCTCGCCTGGCTTCTGCCTGCATGCCAGCTTGTCCCCTCAGTCGTGCTGGGTAACAGTTTAGAAATCTGTAGCTTTACTTTGAATGGAATTTTTTGCAACAATGCAATGTCCAAAATTTACTGTATGAAATCACAGGCAAGCTACATAGTATACGGTGCGTTTATAGTGCTCACTACTGTGCTTCTTCCTTTGCTTTTCATACTGTTTACATACACAAAGATTCTGATTGCTGCCTATCGGAGCTGCAGAGACATCAGGAAAAAAGCCGCTCAGACCTGTTTACCCCACCTGCTGGTTTTAATCAGCTTCTCCTGCCTGTGCTCATATGATGTCATTATAGCTCGACTGGAAATCAATCTGTCCAATACTGCACGATTTATAATGACATTACAGCTAGTGATCTATCATCCTCTCTTTAATCCGATCATATATGGACTAAAGATGCAGGAAATTTCCAAACACCTCAGGAGGCTGTTCATCAGAGCAAACTCCACTTCTGATGTGGGCTGCACGGTTATTTCCTCTGTgaagttttaatgtttttttttttctccattacTTTATTTGTTCTAACTAGTAAAGATACAGAGTACAGGGCGTGCTCACTGTTTTACTAACTGTATGTGCTCTCAGGCAGTAGCTCCTTCCAGCTGTAATCCCTTCACTGTGTAATTATGTCCACCACCTTTTACTGTTTCAAGCAATGCAACTGTTGCTGTGCTTATTGttggtctgtctgtgtttcaatAACTGTAAATTTTGATGCTGAGATCCTCGATGTCTAGTGATTACATTCATACCTGTGTTGCTATTTCTCATCAATAAAGGTCACAGAGAGGATGTATTATTTTTTCCATCTTGTAGGTATCAGTCTGTGCCGTCTAAGATGTAGAAGTTTAGGTAAGATTTGGattcatttatatatttcaAATCCATGTCATGCTGCAGGAAAACAAGGAGGCTAAAAACTACATTTTCTGGTGCCTCACTTAGGTGtaagaggagcaggagcagcagcaggtaacctgAGCTGGGAAACATGGTAGTGGAAGTTAAACTTAATAAATGAAGTGGAATATAGTTCCCTCTAGATGAGTACAAATGTAAAGTAAAGCATTAAGAGGAATCACTAAAACATGcatctttaaattaaatatttttacacatttacattcGAGTGAGTGAAAATtgttcatctgtgtgttcagTATGTTCAGACTGCTAA
It contains:
- the LOC114426858 gene encoding olfactory receptor 6N2-like encodes the protein MDQINDGFNVTYLTFGGHVELHKYRFLYFTIMLTVYVLILFFNSTIVCLIWMHKNLHEPMYIFIAALLMNSVLFSTNIYPQLLIDFLSDKQIVSRSLCSIQSFIYYSLSGSEFLLLLVMACDRYVSICKPLQYATIMRQTTVNILLALAWLLPACQLVPSVVMSADLKLCSFTLNGIFCNNGLSKLYCMTSRTTYIIYGAFILLTTVFLPMLFILFTYTKIFIAAHRSCRDIRKKAAQTCLPHLLVLMSFSCLCSYDVIIARLNIYYNKTLHFIITLHIITYHPLFNPIIYGLKMKEISYHLKRLSVRFSLLIQRSEFSFMSK
- the LOC114426859 gene encoding olfactory receptor 6N2-like, with protein sequence MDGTNHGLNVTYITFVGHVELDKYRFLYFMVTFVVYILILCTNSTILCLIWIHKNLHQPMYIFIGALLLNSVLYSTTIYPKLLIDFLSDRQVVSYSMCILQCFVYYSLNGSEFFLLSVMAYDRYVSICKPLRYASIMRKTTVSILLVLAWLLPACQLVPSVVLGNSLEICSFTLNGIFCNNAMSKIYCMKSQASYIVYGAFIVLTTVLLPLLFILFTYTKILIAAYRSCRDIRKKAAQTCLPHLLVLISFSCLCSYDVIIARLEINLSNTARFIMTLQLVIYHPLFNPIIYGLKMQEISKHLRRLFIRANSTSDVGCTVISSVKF